The following are from one region of the Juglans regia cultivar Chandler chromosome 10, Walnut 2.0, whole genome shotgun sequence genome:
- the LOC108990721 gene encoding acanthoscurrin-1-like produces MAVIRWCAMLVLVLAIVQTSNAARTAPSSNGGSGLDDQKNFISYGGVGGYSGLGNDGLPFGGVGVAAGMGGGLGGGLGGMGGFGGVGAGGVGGVPGVGVGVPINP; encoded by the coding sequence ATGGCAGTTATTAGGTGGTGTGCAATGCTGGTTCTTGTTCTAGCTATAGTTCAGACTAGTAATGCAGCAAGAACTGCGCCCAGCAGCAATGGGGGCAGCGGCCTCGACGACCAAAAGAACTTTATTTCATACGGCGGAGTTGGCGGCTATTCTGGGCTCGGCAACGATGGACTCCCCTTTGGCGGAGTGGGTGTAGCTGCTGGCATGGGTGGTGGGCTCGGCGGCGGACTCGGTGGAATGGGTGGCTTCGGTGGTGTTGGTGCGGGTGGTGTTGGCGGTGTGCCTGGTGTTGGAGTTGGGGTTCCAATTAATCCTTGA